The proteins below come from a single Acidobacteriota bacterium genomic window:
- a CDS encoding Crp/Fnr family transcriptional regulator yields the protein MRAVVTAKKLAKFDPDAFLSTIAGGRKVATFLKKQAIFLQDDSSDAVFYIHKGKVKLSVVSKSGKEATIGILGEKDFFGEGCLTAQAVRLCSATALTDCSVMRIERKAMMEVLHREHMFSDMFVAYLLTRNIRYEADLVDQLFNSSEKRLARVLLLLARFGKNEAPEVSIPKISQETLAAMVGTTRSRVSFFMNRFRKLGFIQYNGVLEVHSSLLNVVLHD from the coding sequence ATGAGGGCCGTTGTGACCGCGAAGAAACTGGCCAAATTCGATCCCGACGCTTTCCTTTCTACCATCGCTGGTGGCAGAAAGGTTGCAACCTTCCTCAAAAAGCAGGCGATATTCCTGCAGGATGATTCCTCGGACGCTGTTTTCTATATCCACAAAGGAAAAGTAAAACTCAGCGTCGTGTCAAAGAGCGGGAAGGAAGCCACCATCGGCATTCTAGGTGAGAAGGATTTCTTCGGTGAGGGGTGCCTCACGGCGCAAGCTGTGCGTCTGTGCTCCGCGACCGCGCTCACCGATTGCTCGGTTATGCGGATCGAGAGGAAAGCCATGATGGAAGTGCTTCACCGGGAACACATGTTTTCCGATATGTTCGTCGCGTATCTGCTGACGCGCAACATCCGCTACGAGGCGGACCTGGTGGACCAGCTCTTTAATTCCAGTGAGAAACGGCTGGCTCGTGTTCTGCTTTTGCTGGCTCGCTTTGGCAAGAACGAAGCTCCGGAGGTTTCAATTCCCAAGATCAGTCAGGAAACTCTGGCGGCGATGGTGGGCACGACTCGTTCGCGGGTGAGCTTTTTCATGAACCGGTTCAGAAAGTTAGGCTTCATCCAGTACAACGGCGTGCTTGAGGTGCACAGCTCACTTCTCAACGTTGTTCTTCACGACTAG
- a CDS encoding ParB/RepB/Spo0J family partition protein, whose translation MAAQRAPDGQPMELALDAIENNPHQTRTGFDDDLLKELARSIQVQGVIQPIVVRPGLDGRYVLILGERRLRASKLAGKSTIPAIVKRVSEQQAAEMTIVENLQRQDLDCLEQAQAFAHLSTEFGLTQEEIGRRVGTSRETVSNYLRLLKLPEDVQYLIERGDLTYSHARELLVLHDESQISKLAALVVKKKMSVLQLEDAVLDMNVPMERPEGDRGPGKGARWVDPNVRAAQRSLETVLGMRVRIRDRRGKGKITIEYGTLEDFDRVVGMLRGK comes from the coding sequence ATGGCGGCGCAGAGAGCTCCGGATGGACAGCCGATGGAGTTGGCCCTGGATGCGATCGAGAACAATCCGCATCAGACCAGAACAGGATTTGATGATGATTTGCTGAAGGAATTGGCGCGGTCGATCCAGGTACAAGGAGTGATTCAGCCGATTGTGGTGCGTCCGGGATTGGACGGGCGCTATGTGCTGATCCTGGGCGAGCGGCGATTGCGGGCTTCGAAGCTGGCTGGGAAGTCGACGATTCCGGCAATCGTGAAGCGCGTGTCGGAACAGCAAGCAGCCGAGATGACGATTGTCGAGAACCTGCAGCGGCAGGATCTGGATTGCCTGGAGCAGGCGCAGGCGTTCGCGCATCTGAGCACGGAATTTGGTTTGACCCAGGAAGAAATCGGACGCCGGGTGGGGACGTCGCGGGAAACAGTATCGAATTATCTGCGGCTGCTGAAGTTGCCGGAGGATGTGCAGTATCTGATCGAGCGCGGTGATCTGACGTATAGCCATGCGCGCGAGTTGCTGGTGCTGCATGACGAGTCGCAGATCTCAAAGCTGGCGGCGCTGGTCGTAAAGAAGAAGATGTCGGTGCTGCAGTTGGAAGATGCGGTCCTGGACATGAATGTCCCGATGGAGCGACCGGAAGGGGATCGTGGTCCGGGCAAAGGGGCGAGATGGGTGGATCCGAATGTGCGGGCAGCACAACGGTCGCTGGAGACCGTCCTGGGTATGCGGGTGCGGATTCGGGATCGCAGAGGGAAAGGGAAAATCACGATTGAATATGGGACTTTGGAAGATTTTGACCGGGTAGTGGGAATGTTGCGGGGGAAGTGA
- a CDS encoding ParA family protein, producing the protein MGRIIAVANQKGGVGKTTTAINLASSLAAAEVNTLLVDCDPQSNASSGLGMRKDPDRISTYDVIMGAASAEEALQLTELEQLWLIPSHKNLIGANLELVDADRREYRLRDALDLVKDRFEFIVLDCPPALDLLTLNGLVAANGVLIPMQAEYFALEGVSELLDTIERIRVALNPSLAVDGVVLTMFDERTNLAQQVAEELKKYFGEKLCTTTIPRNIRLAEAPSYGKPALLYDVRSRGAESYIRLAKELLDRHLAARDEAGAA; encoded by the coding sequence ATGGGACGTATTATCGCGGTTGCCAACCAGAAGGGTGGCGTCGGCAAGACTACGACTGCCATCAACCTTGCTTCTTCTCTTGCTGCTGCTGAAGTCAACACGCTGCTGGTGGATTGCGATCCGCAATCCAATGCCAGTAGCGGCCTGGGCATGCGGAAAGATCCGGATCGAATCAGTACCTACGACGTGATCATGGGCGCGGCCTCCGCGGAAGAGGCGCTTCAGCTTACGGAACTTGAACAGCTGTGGCTGATCCCTTCGCACAAGAACTTGATTGGCGCAAACCTCGAGCTGGTCGATGCGGATCGGCGCGAGTATCGGCTGCGGGATGCCCTCGACCTGGTGAAAGATCGGTTTGAATTCATCGTGCTGGATTGTCCACCGGCGCTGGATCTACTCACGCTGAATGGATTGGTGGCGGCGAATGGAGTCCTGATTCCGATGCAGGCGGAGTATTTTGCGCTGGAAGGAGTCAGTGAGTTGCTGGATACAATCGAGAGGATCCGGGTCGCATTGAATCCTTCCCTGGCTGTCGATGGGGTGGTGCTCACTATGTTCGATGAGCGGACAAACCTCGCGCAGCAGGTGGCGGAGGAGTTGAAGAAATATTTTGGGGAGAAGTTGTGTACGACAACGATCCCGAGGAATATCCGGCTGGCAGAGGCGCCGAGTTACGGGAAGCCGGCGTTGCTGTATGACGTCCGGTCGCGGGGGGCGGAGAGTTATATCCGGCTGGCGAAAGAACTGCTGGACCGGCACCTGGCGGCGCGGGATGAGGCGGGGGCGGCTTAG
- the rsmG gene encoding 16S rRNA (guanine(527)-N(7))-methyltransferase RsmG — translation MDPARIAALLHPFLDRTLPKVQLGQISTYIDLLLRWNSRINLTAIRDADQIVARHFGESLFLARHLFPNAACVDRAPTPADPGATTHHPSTVLDIGSGAGFPGLPIKIWAPHISLTLVESNHKKAAFLREVIRALTLTDVNVITARAETLTTKSDVVTLRAVEHFETILPVAARLASSTGRIVLLIGSSQLPSLEGLGLHWVPPIPVPESQSRMLSISIPQ, via the coding sequence ATGGACCCCGCCCGCATCGCCGCCCTGCTCCATCCATTCTTGGATAGGACACTCCCCAAAGTGCAGCTCGGTCAAATATCGACGTACATCGATCTACTACTCCGCTGGAATTCCCGCATCAACCTCACCGCGATCCGCGACGCCGACCAGATCGTGGCCCGCCATTTCGGAGAATCGCTTTTTCTCGCCCGCCACCTTTTTCCCAACGCAGCTTGTGTGGATCGGGCGCCCACGCCCGCTGACCCCGGCGCAACCACACACCACCCAAGCACCGTCCTCGACATCGGTTCCGGCGCCGGCTTCCCTGGCCTTCCGATCAAAATCTGGGCGCCTCACATCTCCCTGACCCTCGTCGAATCGAATCACAAGAAAGCCGCCTTTCTTCGCGAAGTCATCCGTGCCCTTACATTGACGGACGTCAATGTAATAACCGCCCGCGCCGAAACCCTCACCACCAAGTCCGACGTCGTCACCCTCAGAGCCGTAGAGCACTTCGAAACCATCCTCCCCGTTGCCGCCCGCCTGGCCTCCTCAACCGGCCGGATCGTCCTCCTGATCGGCTCCTCCCAACTCCCCTCCCTCGAAGGCCTCGGCCTCCATTGGGTACCCCCCATTCCGGTACCTGAGTCACAATCCAGAATGTTGTCGATCAGTATTCCCCAGTGA
- a CDS encoding S9 family peptidase, with amino-acid sequence MNAAHSATLRLIFFLMLPLFSYLSFAADNPSAVKGGNGITLPPPPATATQPVTEDLHGTSITDPYRWLEDGKAPATRAWIDEQMKYTEQYLSQVKIRPAIMSELAKLERVESYSIPLERGGIYFFKKRLADENQGSIYMRRGLHGADERLIDATKLSADQNTSVHVNDVSKDGTLLVYGVRSGGADEESVHVLEINETDLTKNRELPDTLPSARYSGISLSPDKQGLYYARFDPTGSLVFYHKLGSPAAGDELIFGKTFGDETFGPMDLIGMDITENERFVTIGVVHGVPATREDFYFKDLRKKDSPICPLIRGIDSRFSPVNYGDDFYVMTDYQAPNYRVVKLDTAHPEPSNWKTIVPEGKDVISDISIVGGKLFVTGLHDVVTETRIFALDGKSAGNVAYPTLGAGSILFGHSDARNTEGFYSFESFIIPPAIYRYDVASGKTEVFAKPSVPFDSDQYEVKQVFYTSKDGTRVPMFISSKKGVKRDGTTPALMWAYGGFLVNMEPNWNPEFAWWMEQGGFYAQPNLRGGGEYGEKWHKGAMFENKQNSFDDFFGAAQYLVDEKYTSVPKLAIRGRSNGGLLMGAAMTQHPEMFGAIWCGYPLLDMLRYQNFLVGKWWTTEYGSAEKAEQFPYLLKYSPYHNVKPGTKFPAIMFNTGDSDTRVDPLHARKMTALVQSSNANDRPILLHYQTISGHSSGVSITQAITDTADELGFLWNEVSGSAKQ; translated from the coding sequence ATGAACGCTGCTCACTCGGCAACTCTCCGGCTTATCTTCTTTCTTATGCTCCCGCTCTTTTCTTATCTCTCCTTCGCCGCCGACAATCCTTCTGCAGTCAAAGGGGGCAATGGAATCACACTTCCGCCTCCGCCTGCTACTGCAACTCAGCCGGTTACCGAGGACCTTCACGGCACTTCAATCACCGATCCGTACCGCTGGCTCGAGGACGGGAAAGCTCCGGCCACTCGCGCCTGGATCGATGAGCAGATGAAGTACACCGAGCAGTATCTTTCGCAGGTAAAAATTCGTCCGGCGATCATGAGTGAGCTTGCCAAACTGGAACGCGTGGAGAGTTACAGCATCCCGCTCGAGCGCGGCGGAATTTACTTTTTCAAGAAACGCCTGGCAGACGAGAATCAGGGATCGATCTACATGCGCCGCGGCCTGCATGGCGCGGACGAGCGCCTGATCGACGCCACCAAGCTGAGCGCCGATCAAAATACTTCCGTGCACGTTAATGACGTGTCGAAGGATGGCACGCTCCTGGTGTATGGCGTCCGGTCGGGCGGCGCGGACGAGGAGTCGGTGCACGTCCTCGAAATCAATGAAACTGACCTCACCAAGAATCGTGAACTGCCCGACACTTTGCCTTCCGCGCGTTATTCCGGCATTTCCCTCAGTCCCGACAAGCAGGGCCTCTACTACGCACGCTTTGATCCGACCGGGTCGCTCGTCTTCTATCACAAGCTGGGATCGCCGGCGGCCGGCGATGAACTCATTTTCGGCAAGACTTTCGGCGACGAAACTTTCGGGCCGATGGATCTGATCGGCATGGACATCACCGAGAACGAGCGCTTCGTTACGATCGGCGTGGTGCACGGCGTCCCGGCTACGCGCGAGGATTTCTATTTCAAAGACCTGCGCAAGAAGGACTCTCCAATTTGTCCGCTGATCCGCGGGATCGATAGCCGGTTTTCGCCGGTGAATTATGGCGACGACTTCTACGTGATGACCGACTACCAGGCTCCGAACTATCGTGTGGTGAAACTCGACACCGCCCATCCCGAGCCGTCGAACTGGAAGACCATCGTCCCCGAGGGCAAGGACGTCATCTCCGACATTTCGATTGTCGGCGGCAAGCTGTTCGTCACCGGCCTGCACGACGTGGTAACGGAAACCCGCATCTTCGCTTTGGACGGAAAGTCGGCCGGCAACGTCGCGTATCCCACGCTAGGGGCGGGTTCCATATTGTTTGGACATTCCGATGCCAGGAACACGGAAGGCTTCTATAGCTTTGAGTCGTTCATTATCCCGCCGGCGATTTATCGCTATGACGTCGCGAGCGGCAAGACGGAAGTCTTCGCCAAGCCCAGCGTGCCGTTCGATTCCGACCAATATGAGGTGAAGCAGGTCTTCTACACTTCGAAAGACGGGACGCGCGTGCCGATGTTCATCTCTTCGAAGAAGGGCGTGAAACGTGACGGCACCACTCCTGCGTTGATGTGGGCTTACGGTGGGTTCCTCGTGAATATGGAGCCGAACTGGAATCCGGAGTTTGCCTGGTGGATGGAGCAGGGCGGATTCTACGCACAGCCGAACCTGCGCGGCGGCGGCGAGTATGGCGAGAAGTGGCACAAGGGCGCCATGTTCGAGAACAAGCAGAATTCCTTCGACGACTTTTTCGGCGCGGCCCAGTATCTGGTCGATGAGAAATACACTTCCGTTCCGAAGCTGGCGATTCGCGGACGTTCGAACGGCGGCCTGCTCATGGGCGCCGCCATGACGCAGCATCCAGAAATGTTTGGCGCAATCTGGTGCGGCTATCCGCTGCTCGACATGCTGCGCTATCAGAATTTCCTGGTCGGCAAGTGGTGGACGACCGAATATGGATCCGCAGAAAAAGCCGAGCAGTTCCCCTACCTGCTGAAATATTCTCCCTATCACAACGTGAAGCCAGGGACGAAGTTTCCCGCCATCATGTTCAACACCGGAGACAGCGACACCCGCGTCGATCCTCTCCATGCCCGCAAGATGACTGCTCTGGTGCAGTCGTCAAACGCGAATGATCGCCCAATCCTTCTGCACTACCAAACCATCAGCGGACACAGCTCCGGCGTTTCCATCACCCAGGCAATCACCGACACCGCGGACGAACTAGGCTTCCTGTGGAATGAAGTGAGCGGATCAGCCAAGCAATAA
- a CDS encoding beta-lactamase family protein: MRKSMKILRVGLVGCVLAALPAYSVAQGLNDAVASGKVDEAIRAQMQAQKIPGVSLAVIRDGKIIKATGYGLANIELNVPVTPASIFQSGSIGKQFTATAILMLVEDGKVGLDDSITKYFPEAPPAWNAITIRHLLSHTSGLPDVWGQTEQDAYTKGIVDSRRDYTEDELLQRYVKLQPQFPPGDRWEYCSTGYQLLGFLIHRLTGKVHFDFIRERIFQPLGMDTARVISEADIVLNRSGGYIMVKGELKNQDWIAPSLNTTADGSYYMTVLDLAKWDAALYTEKILKKSRREQMFTPAKLNAGKTYPDPYGFGWQINNANGHRVVWHTGGNQGFFVIISRYLDDRLTIVAMTNLDEFHCDVVKMAGAVASIYIPETAGANPVKDW; this comes from the coding sequence ATGCGCAAATCGATGAAAATTCTGAGAGTTGGGCTGGTTGGTTGCGTCTTGGCCGCACTGCCCGCGTATTCGGTAGCCCAGGGGCTGAACGATGCCGTTGCATCCGGGAAGGTCGATGAAGCCATTCGCGCGCAGATGCAGGCACAGAAGATTCCCGGGGTGAGCCTGGCCGTCATCCGCGACGGCAAAATTATCAAGGCGACGGGCTATGGTCTGGCGAACATCGAACTCAACGTTCCCGTCACGCCGGCGTCGATCTTCCAATCCGGGTCGATCGGCAAGCAATTTACGGCGACAGCCATATTGATGCTGGTGGAAGACGGCAAAGTCGGGCTGGATGACAGCATCACGAAATATTTTCCCGAAGCTCCGCCGGCGTGGAATGCGATCACGATCCGACATCTCTTAAGTCATACCTCAGGGCTGCCGGATGTTTGGGGCCAAACCGAGCAGGACGCTTATACCAAGGGAATCGTTGATTCCCGCCGCGACTACACCGAAGACGAACTGCTTCAGCGATACGTCAAACTGCAACCGCAGTTCCCACCCGGTGACCGATGGGAGTATTGCAGCACGGGGTACCAGCTTCTTGGTTTCCTGATTCATCGCCTGACCGGCAAGGTGCACTTCGATTTCATTCGGGAGCGTATTTTCCAGCCCCTCGGCATGGACACCGCCCGTGTCATCAGTGAAGCCGATATCGTCCTCAACCGCAGCGGTGGTTACATCATGGTCAAGGGAGAGCTGAAGAACCAGGACTGGATCGCCCCGTCTCTGAATACCACGGCTGATGGGTCCTACTACATGACCGTGCTTGATCTCGCGAAATGGGATGCCGCGCTCTACACCGAGAAAATCTTAAAAAAATCCCGTCGGGAGCAGATGTTTACTCCAGCAAAACTCAACGCCGGCAAAACTTACCCAGACCCCTACGGCTTCGGATGGCAAATCAACAATGCAAACGGACATCGTGTTGTGTGGCACACCGGGGGGAACCAGGGGTTCTTCGTCATCATCTCCCGCTATCTGGACGACCGGCTGACCATTGTCGCCATGACGAACCTCGATGAATTTCACTGTGACGTGGTCAAGATGGCAGGGGCGGTCGCGTCTATTTACATTCCGGAGACGGCGGGAGCGAATCCGGTCAAAGACTGGTAG
- a CDS encoding flavin monoamine oxidase family protein, with protein MSDTPSKRALSRREAIKALGVGGAAAIAVDPLLAQGPAQSSAHRVDVVIVGAGFAGMMAARSLIRSGKKVVVLEARNRVGGRAKPAMLAGHPIDGGAMWVGPTQTRLLETIKEYGLHTRPQFLKGKNILEVNGKRVTADGETAGWEAATQAECDRVTAELDRLSAQVVLEAPWTTPQAETLDRLTVEEWLKANTKDKIVLRYFESATRALFTADPYQMSFLYFLFYLRSGDNFNALYGFDENSAQAFLVNESMHQVAVKVAAKLGDAIRLETPVTAIAQDGAGVTVVSGKGEWRGDYAIVAVPLPLSVRMTYTPPLPSHRDALAQHMPMGSVIKYWVAYEKPFWRERGLNGLLGSDEPPSNLVAADTTPAAGVPGFLTAFIDAAGALEWSGRPMEERKKMIVDRIVSFLGPEAANPIDYEDQDWPSDPWSRGCFGASMGPGVMTTLGKIIREPHGRIHWAGSETSTRWMGYIDGAIRSGERAAAEILANYKPK; from the coding sequence ATGAGTGACACACCTTCGAAACGCGCGCTATCTCGTCGCGAGGCCATCAAGGCGTTGGGCGTCGGCGGCGCCGCTGCCATCGCCGTTGATCCGCTACTAGCCCAAGGCCCCGCACAAAGCTCGGCCCATCGGGTCGACGTGGTGATCGTCGGAGCGGGCTTTGCCGGGATGATGGCGGCGCGCAGCCTGATCCGCTCGGGCAAGAAAGTAGTTGTGCTGGAAGCGCGCAACCGTGTCGGCGGACGGGCAAAGCCGGCCATGCTAGCGGGGCATCCCATCGATGGCGGGGCCATGTGGGTGGGGCCGACACAAACCCGGCTGCTGGAAACGATCAAAGAGTATGGCCTGCACACTCGTCCACAGTTCCTGAAGGGCAAGAACATTCTGGAAGTAAATGGCAAGCGCGTCACGGCCGACGGTGAAACTGCCGGCTGGGAGGCTGCGACTCAGGCGGAGTGCGATCGTGTTACCGCCGAACTGGACCGCCTGTCGGCGCAAGTGGTGCTGGAGGCCCCTTGGACAACGCCGCAAGCGGAGACTCTCGACCGCCTCACCGTGGAAGAATGGCTGAAGGCCAATACGAAAGACAAGATTGTGCTCCGGTACTTCGAGAGTGCAACCCGTGCCCTTTTTACCGCCGACCCCTACCAGATGTCCTTCCTGTATTTCCTTTTCTATCTCCGTTCGGGCGACAACTTCAATGCTCTGTACGGGTTCGACGAAAATTCAGCGCAGGCATTCCTGGTGAACGAGAGCATGCATCAGGTCGCGGTGAAAGTCGCTGCGAAACTCGGGGACGCGATACGACTGGAAACGCCAGTCACCGCGATCGCGCAGGATGGCGCCGGCGTCACCGTGGTTTCCGGGAAAGGCGAATGGCGTGGGGACTACGCGATTGTGGCAGTCCCGCTGCCGCTTTCGGTGCGCATGACCTACACCCCGCCTCTCCCTTCCCATCGCGATGCGCTCGCGCAGCACATGCCGATGGGTTCGGTCATCAAGTACTGGGTGGCATACGAGAAGCCATTCTGGCGCGAGCGCGGACTGAACGGACTGCTGGGGAGCGACGAACCACCTTCGAATCTGGTTGCGGCTGACACCACGCCAGCGGCGGGAGTCCCAGGGTTCTTAACGGCATTCATCGACGCGGCCGGCGCGCTGGAATGGTCAGGTCGACCGATGGAAGAACGTAAAAAGATGATCGTGGATCGGATCGTCAGTTTTCTCGGGCCGGAAGCGGCAAATCCCATCGACTACGAAGATCAGGACTGGCCCTCGGACCCGTGGAGCCGAGGTTGTTTCGGGGCCAGCATGGGTCCCGGAGTGATGACGACGCTGGGCAAAATAATTCGCGAGCCTCATGGACGCATCCACTGGGCTGGGTCAGAAACATCGACCAGGTGGATGGGTTATATCGACGGCGCGATTCGCTCGGGAGAGCGGGCGGCCGCAGAGATTCTGGCGAATTACAAACCGAAATGA
- a CDS encoding efflux RND transporter periplasmic adaptor subunit has protein sequence MHRDFPRSAGLVVAGLAALLSVSCSNTNSSAAATDASKTIPVRIFTVQEETTLRRVQAVGSLFAYEESTLSAEVEGIVSKVLVDVGDTVREGQPLILLDQRELQFEVDRQQGLVRQVRAQLGIGANEQPLDPKKMAAVQRAEADLFDAERKYGRAKELFKDALISQQQLDEVASRYQSMKATYDLSLQEADRLKALLTSSEASERLAEKKLADATIRAPFSGDIKTRNVHPGEYLRIQSPVMVLVRTDQLRAKLAVPERWAGWVKEGATVDLQVEAFPGETFQGRVSRINPSVSQDSRTFEAEALLDNRNGRLKPGFFVQASLPSKKEETAMFVPDVAVNYRYGVYKVFVLNGNRVAEKQIRPAGQTEDEKGRRFEIAEGLKPGDRVAARDSGELHDGDTVREQSGTSTPVAK, from the coding sequence ATGCATCGTGATTTCCCCAGGTCGGCCGGGCTTGTGGTGGCAGGACTCGCTGCGCTCCTTTCCGTCAGTTGCTCCAATACCAATTCCAGCGCGGCGGCTACGGACGCTTCCAAGACTATTCCGGTTCGCATCTTCACCGTCCAAGAAGAGACGACACTCCGTCGCGTGCAGGCGGTGGGATCGTTGTTCGCGTATGAAGAAAGCACGCTAAGCGCCGAGGTGGAGGGCATCGTTTCCAAGGTGCTGGTGGATGTGGGCGACACGGTGCGCGAAGGGCAGCCGCTGATCCTGCTGGACCAGCGCGAGTTGCAGTTCGAGGTGGACCGTCAACAGGGGTTGGTGCGACAGGTGCGCGCGCAACTGGGGATTGGGGCAAATGAGCAGCCTTTGGATCCGAAGAAAATGGCGGCAGTGCAGCGCGCGGAGGCAGATCTGTTTGATGCGGAGCGAAAGTATGGACGCGCCAAAGAACTTTTCAAAGACGCTCTGATCTCACAGCAGCAGCTGGACGAAGTGGCCAGCCGCTATCAGAGCATGAAGGCGACCTACGATTTGTCGTTGCAGGAGGCGGACCGGCTCAAGGCGTTGCTGACGTCAAGCGAGGCGAGCGAAAGGCTGGCGGAAAAGAAACTGGCTGATGCGACGATTCGCGCGCCGTTTTCGGGGGACATCAAGACGCGGAACGTGCATCCCGGAGAATATCTGCGGATCCAGAGTCCGGTGATGGTGCTGGTGCGCACCGATCAATTGCGCGCGAAGTTGGCGGTGCCGGAGCGCTGGGCAGGATGGGTAAAGGAAGGCGCGACGGTCGATCTGCAAGTGGAAGCGTTTCCTGGCGAGACATTTCAGGGACGGGTGTCGAGAATCAATCCGTCGGTTTCGCAGGACTCGCGCACTTTTGAGGCGGAGGCGCTGCTCGACAATCGGAACGGACGGCTCAAGCCCGGCTTCTTTGTGCAAGCGTCGCTGCCGAGCAAGAAGGAAGAGACAGCGATGTTCGTTCCGGACGTGGCGGTCAACTATCGCTACGGTGTTTATAAAGTTTTCGTGTTGAACGGCAATCGCGTCGCCGAGAAACAGATTCGTCCAGCGGGGCAGACCGAAGACGAGAAGGGCCGGCGATTTGAAATCGCAGAGGGACTGAAGCCCGGTGACCGCGTGGCGGCCCGGGATTCAGGAGAGTTGCACGACGGCGATACCGTTCGCGAGCAGTCTGGAACGTCAACACCTGTAGCAAAATAA